One window of the Acaryochloris sp. CCMEE 5410 genome contains the following:
- the panD gene encoding aspartate 1-decarboxylase, which translates to MHRTFLFSKIHHCTLTETNLEYVGSISIDQTLLDAAGIVPYEQVQVVNMNNGERLVTYAIPAPADSGAVELNGAAARLGTRGDRVIIMTYAQLTPEEIEGFEPQVVLVDQENRVIEDQTVVPSSTPELCLT; encoded by the coding sequence ATGCATCGCACCTTTTTATTCTCCAAGATCCATCACTGCACACTTACGGAGACGAATCTCGAGTATGTGGGCAGCATCAGTATCGACCAAACGTTATTGGATGCGGCTGGGATTGTGCCCTATGAGCAAGTTCAAGTCGTGAATATGAATAACGGTGAGCGACTGGTCACTTATGCTATTCCAGCTCCTGCTGATTCTGGGGCTGTAGAGTTAAATGGTGCAGCAGCACGACTGGGTACTCGTGGTGACCGGGTGATTATTATGACCTATGCCCAGCTAACGCCGGAAGAAATCGAAGGATTTGAACCCCAGGTTGTGTTGGTAGACCAAGAGAATCGTGTGATCGAAGATCAAACCGTTGTGCCTTCGTCAACTCCAGAGTTGTGTTTGACGTAG
- a CDS encoding DUF4129 domain-containing protein produces MASTIPLISAVSQFDRVLWQAENSVRQTGEWVEFQWQRLGNWVWGNEAASLNTPTWWGDILLWIARVLAVLIALWVLQALYQQLKDWRRWFSRKIAVSDAIQQPLIADRTTVQDWLQQAIQAQKNGDYAKGCRALYMALLLRLEETGWIYRDHAFTNQEYLRRLESQWVLKAKPARLQTTWRQIFQVHDASYYGAESVTPETFQSCQQAYETLDGELNQLPEVNP; encoded by the coding sequence ATGGCTTCTACCATACCCTTAATCAGTGCTGTGAGCCAGTTTGATCGAGTACTCTGGCAAGCTGAAAACTCCGTTCGACAAACCGGGGAATGGGTTGAGTTTCAATGGCAACGTTTAGGCAATTGGGTATGGGGCAACGAAGCAGCCAGCCTGAATACGCCAACGTGGTGGGGCGATATTCTGCTGTGGATTGCTCGGGTACTAGCCGTGTTAATTGCTCTTTGGGTTTTACAAGCCCTCTATCAGCAACTCAAGGACTGGCGACGCTGGTTTTCTAGAAAGATAGCCGTGAGCGATGCCATTCAGCAGCCTCTCATTGCAGATCGCACTACAGTACAAGATTGGCTGCAGCAAGCGATCCAGGCTCAAAAGAATGGGGATTACGCCAAGGGCTGTCGTGCCCTCTATATGGCCTTACTACTGCGGTTAGAAGAAACCGGCTGGATCTACCGAGATCATGCCTTTACCAACCAGGAATATTTGCGCCGATTAGAATCTCAATGGGTTCTGAAGGCTAAACCCGCCCGTTTACAAACGACTTGGCGGCAGATTTTTCAAGTCCATGACGCGTCCTACTATGGAGCTGAATCCGTCACCCCTGAGACTTTTCAATCTTGTCAGCAAGCCTATGAAACGTTAGACGGAGAGTTGAACCAGCTCCCTGAGGTCAACCCATGA
- a CDS encoding DUF4350 domain-containing protein, with product MTQTAQSYPTRITPSKGPGKRWLWAILVAAALLILLFFSAPNQQDGSTYSRSNKGYRGWYDFMVEQGYSINRWQKPYSELQGQNQTLIRITPSLEKAREQVPSWDNFDSWVSQGNTVILLTWDGPVTAASFNSDLVSEAGPVRIETARRQKIGSKQQSHLKDDYGSVVWSQSFGKGQMIFAAYPWIGANIYGDQPGNYLFLQQLVPESKTIWMDEWLHGYRDQQNQSAEDARNPENLWLFFAQTPVAAMAIQGVLLTLIWIWGHNHRFGLPLRLPQASKDNSQQYIQSLAGTLNHANQRELVLTQLSQYLRQSLAQRLGLTSRLESQLPTDNALAAQWSMISGRNDQELLELLQPSGQQSITDQTLLAWVNKADAILQDLP from the coding sequence ATGACCCAAACGGCCCAATCCTACCCCACCCGCATTACCCCCAGCAAAGGGCCGGGGAAAAGATGGTTATGGGCAATCTTAGTCGCTGCGGCTTTGCTCATTCTGCTCTTTTTCAGTGCACCCAATCAGCAAGACGGGTCAACCTATAGTCGGTCCAATAAAGGCTACCGAGGGTGGTATGACTTTATGGTCGAACAAGGCTACTCCATCAATCGCTGGCAAAAACCTTATTCTGAGTTACAAGGCCAGAATCAAACCTTGATCCGCATTACTCCAAGCCTAGAGAAGGCAAGGGAGCAGGTCCCTTCTTGGGACAACTTTGACTCATGGGTATCGCAAGGGAATACAGTTATTCTTTTAACCTGGGATGGTCCTGTAACCGCAGCCTCGTTTAATAGTGATCTGGTCAGTGAAGCCGGTCCGGTCCGGATCGAAACTGCTCGGCGTCAAAAGATTGGTTCTAAACAGCAAAGCCATCTCAAAGATGACTATGGCAGCGTCGTTTGGTCACAGTCATTTGGCAAAGGCCAGATGATTTTTGCCGCCTATCCTTGGATTGGAGCCAATATCTATGGCGATCAGCCTGGCAATTACCTATTCTTGCAACAGCTAGTACCTGAGTCGAAGACGATTTGGATGGATGAATGGTTACATGGCTATCGCGACCAACAAAATCAGTCCGCCGAAGATGCTCGCAATCCTGAGAATCTCTGGCTGTTTTTTGCCCAAACTCCTGTCGCCGCCATGGCCATTCAAGGTGTCTTACTGACCTTGATTTGGATTTGGGGTCACAATCATCGATTTGGTTTGCCCTTACGGCTACCCCAAGCATCCAAAGACAATAGTCAGCAATATATTCAATCCCTGGCAGGAACTCTAAACCATGCCAATCAGCGAGAATTGGTCCTCACACAGTTGAGCCAATATCTGCGACAATCTTTAGCCCAACGGTTAGGGCTCACCAGTCGCCTGGAGAGTCAGTTGCCCACCGATAACGCCTTAGCAGCTCAATGGTCGATGATATCTGGACGGAATGACCAAGAGTTATTAGAGTTATTACAACCATCAGGCCAGCAGTCGATCACGGATCAGACTCTGTTAGCTTGGGTCAATAAAGCCGACGCTATTTTGCAGGATCTCCCTTGA
- a CDS encoding MoxR family ATPase produces MNPSFKQLQQQLSQIVIGQDAIVEGLLIALLAEGHVILEGVPGTAKTLIVKLLATLISADFRRIQLTPDVLPADILGTNIFDFNSKSFTLSKGPIFTQILLADEINRTPPKTQAALLEAMEERQVTLDGKTIALSKLFWTIATQNPLEFEGTYPLPEAQLDRFLLKLVVSYPGKAAEQQMLHNILSGFEPRDLKQMPLEPVITVDQVLEARQQVRRIRVEGQVLDYLLELVMASRQQTELMLGASPRAAVGWLRAAQAHAWLAARDFVTPDDVKTIAAPLLQHRLILKPEAQLDGVSMDQVIQTLLTRVPVPR; encoded by the coding sequence TTGAACCCATCCTTTAAACAACTGCAACAGCAGCTTAGCCAAATCGTCATCGGTCAAGACGCTATCGTCGAAGGGCTGCTGATTGCCCTGTTGGCAGAGGGGCATGTCATTCTCGAAGGAGTCCCAGGAACGGCCAAGACCCTCATTGTTAAACTACTCGCTACGCTGATTAGTGCAGATTTTCGGCGTATTCAACTCACCCCAGATGTCTTACCGGCTGATATTTTGGGGACCAATATTTTTGATTTCAATAGTAAAAGCTTTACCCTCAGCAAAGGTCCAATCTTTACCCAAATCCTGCTGGCCGATGAAATAAATCGGACCCCACCTAAAACCCAGGCGGCTCTGCTGGAAGCGATGGAAGAGCGGCAAGTCACTCTGGATGGGAAAACCATTGCCCTGTCAAAGCTGTTTTGGACGATTGCCACCCAAAACCCCCTAGAGTTTGAGGGCACTTACCCCCTACCCGAGGCCCAGTTGGACCGATTCTTGCTAAAGCTGGTAGTCTCCTACCCTGGTAAAGCAGCCGAACAACAGATGCTCCACAATATCCTCAGTGGTTTCGAGCCACGGGATTTAAAGCAAATGCCCCTTGAGCCCGTAATTACGGTTGATCAAGTGCTGGAGGCGCGGCAACAGGTGCGTCGAATTCGGGTCGAAGGCCAAGTGCTCGATTATTTACTCGAGCTAGTGATGGCCAGTCGGCAACAAACGGAGTTGATGCTAGGGGCCTCTCCTCGGGCAGCCGTGGGTTGGCTACGGGCTGCTCAAGCCCATGCCTGGCTAGCCGCTCGGGATTTTGTGACACCGGATGATGTGAAAACGATTGCTGCCCCTTTGCTACAACATCGCTTAATCCTGAAACCCGAAGCCCAGCTCGATGGTGTGTCAATGGACCAAGTCATTCAGACTTTGCTGACCCGCGTCCCGGTACCTCGATGA
- a CDS encoding DUF58 domain-containing protein, protein MTNASQSEFISPFHRQSDSVVPPPAKPNPPQPTIPHLLPTSRLYLILGLGFLIPLGLAWIPGDGIELGWAAMLLFDMVVLIVTWVDYQRSQWWDIQVTRHCDPRLSIGRDNPIHLTVTVGSGPGKARQAQLHLRDSYPQDFQADQDRLILQIAPHTETDVTYHVFPPQRGAFQWQGVTLRLLSPQGFAWKAWQIPIETEVDVYPDLMGLRLLSVRLSLEAAGGLRRRQRTLGGTEFAELQEYNRGDDLRLIDWKATARRGHPLVRVCEPERDQPLLILLDRGRLMTAQVAGLKRFDWALNATLSLAMAGLRRGDRVGVCVFDNDIHTWIPPQSGNSYLSRILEQVYNLEPVMTESDYVAVASRVLSQYTRRALVVLLTDIVDAIASSELLAAMARLSPRFLPFCVALRDPLVDSQAHQALALTEAAKDLQIQQLYEQAVALDLLHQRSVAFAQLQQQGVLVLDAPAPSISEQLVERYLLLKARNRL, encoded by the coding sequence ATGACTAACGCTTCTCAGTCCGAGTTTATTTCTCCCTTTCATCGGCAATCTGATTCGGTGGTACCGCCGCCAGCAAAACCCAATCCCCCGCAGCCCACTATTCCCCATTTATTGCCAACATCTCGGCTGTATTTGATATTAGGGCTGGGGTTCCTTATCCCCTTAGGTCTGGCCTGGATTCCAGGAGATGGCATTGAGTTAGGCTGGGCGGCCATGCTTCTCTTCGACATGGTGGTGTTGATAGTAACCTGGGTCGATTATCAGCGATCGCAATGGTGGGATATTCAAGTCACTCGCCATTGTGACCCACGACTATCCATTGGCCGAGATAATCCCATTCACTTAACCGTGACCGTTGGGTCTGGCCCTGGCAAAGCCCGACAAGCCCAACTGCACCTTAGAGATAGCTATCCACAAGACTTTCAGGCCGATCAGGACCGCCTGATTCTGCAAATTGCCCCCCATACTGAAACGGACGTTACCTATCATGTATTTCCCCCCCAACGGGGAGCGTTCCAATGGCAGGGCGTAACCTTACGGTTGCTAAGCCCTCAAGGGTTCGCCTGGAAAGCTTGGCAAATTCCTATTGAGACGGAGGTGGATGTCTACCCTGACTTAATGGGGTTGCGGTTACTGTCGGTGCGCTTAAGTTTGGAGGCAGCAGGCGGCTTACGTCGCCGTCAGCGCACCTTAGGAGGAACCGAGTTTGCCGAGTTACAGGAGTACAATCGGGGCGATGATCTACGACTGATTGATTGGAAAGCCACGGCCCGTCGAGGACACCCCTTGGTCCGGGTTTGTGAGCCTGAGCGAGACCAGCCCCTCTTGATTTTGCTCGATCGAGGACGACTGATGACAGCCCAGGTTGCGGGCCTAAAGCGGTTTGATTGGGCTTTAAATGCAACCCTATCCTTAGCCATGGCAGGCCTACGGCGGGGTGATCGCGTTGGCGTTTGTGTGTTTGACAATGACATTCACACCTGGATTCCGCCGCAATCGGGGAACTCCTACCTCTCTCGGATTCTAGAGCAGGTCTATAACCTAGAACCGGTAATGACGGAATCAGACTATGTGGCGGTGGCCAGTCGGGTGCTCAGCCAATATACCCGGCGGGCGTTAGTGGTGTTGCTGACGGATATTGTGGATGCGATCGCATCCAGCGAACTCCTAGCCGCTATGGCTCGTCTATCCCCGAGATTTTTACCCTTCTGCGTTGCTCTCCGCGATCCCTTAGTCGATAGTCAGGCTCACCAAGCTTTAGCACTGACCGAAGCCGCCAAGGATTTACAAATCCAGCAGTTATACGAACAAGCAGTCGCCTTAGATTTACTCCATCAACGATCCGTTGCCTTTGCTCAACTGCAGCAACAAGGTGTCTTGGTATTAGATGCCCCAGCCCCCAGCATTAGTGAGCAATTGGTGGAGCGATATCTCTTGCTAAAAGCCCGTAATCGTTTGTAA
- a CDS encoding tetratricopeptide repeat protein codes for MMSAYTKGREAFEHGCYREAVEAFLQAIALVNRNSPLDGEMQMWLVTAYQAAGQQQEAISLCRKLQMHAHWETRKQSKRLLYILEAPQLEKKSEWLTQIPDLSDVNEEDVNERMGVGTFTPSVLKPHPPEPEPIDWSQVDTKESNIVGVALIALLLVLGGLVWLG; via the coding sequence ATGATGAGCGCCTACACCAAAGGCCGTGAGGCCTTTGAACATGGTTGCTATCGAGAAGCTGTAGAAGCCTTTTTACAAGCCATCGCTTTAGTCAATCGGAATTCTCCTTTGGACGGCGAAATGCAAATGTGGCTGGTGACGGCCTATCAAGCGGCAGGACAACAGCAAGAGGCCATTAGTCTATGTCGCAAACTACAGATGCATGCTCACTGGGAGACGCGCAAGCAAAGTAAGCGACTGCTGTACATTTTAGAAGCCCCGCAACTCGAGAAAAAGTCAGAATGGCTGACCCAAATCCCTGATTTAAGCGATGTCAATGAAGAAGATGTCAACGAACGGATGGGCGTCGGCACCTTCACACCATCCGTTCTTAAACCTCACCCCCCTGAACCAGAACCAATTGATTGGAGCCAAGTCGACACCAAAGAAAGCAATATTGTTGGGGTTGCCCTCATTGCACTCCTGCTAGTCCTAGGAGGCTTAGTATGGTTGGGGTGA
- a CDS encoding Npun_F5560 family protein: MDYSQPHISGRDVQSEILQLNQQIQMRDQLVDQLSSELYRLIKANPAALPPAQGLSPTAPALPMPTSPAPEANQGDLTALESQIEFYQTQIDKRDAQIAHLQSSCQSLSERNQMLEHVIQELPEVYRQKFSNRLNHVKTKVKSLQLENRRLYSALQDSNYPSTTDRMSLPARSKAARERTSSSIE; encoded by the coding sequence GTGGATTATTCCCAACCCCATATCTCTGGAAGAGATGTTCAATCTGAAATCCTGCAGTTGAACCAACAAATCCAAATGCGAGATCAATTAGTAGATCAGCTTTCAAGTGAGCTGTATCGACTGATTAAAGCAAATCCTGCAGCCCTTCCACCGGCCCAAGGACTGAGTCCAACTGCTCCAGCTCTCCCGATGCCAACCTCCCCCGCCCCTGAGGCCAATCAAGGGGACTTGACCGCTTTGGAATCCCAAATCGAATTTTATCAAACCCAAATTGATAAGCGGGATGCTCAAATCGCTCATTTACAGAGCTCTTGCCAAAGTCTAAGCGAGCGCAATCAAATGCTGGAGCATGTCATTCAAGAACTGCCAGAGGTCTATCGTCAGAAATTTTCCAATCGGCTTAATCATGTCAAAACCAAAGTGAAATCTTTGCAGTTGGAAAATCGCAGATTATACTCAGCCCTGCAGGATTCTAACTATCCCTCAACAACCGATAGAATGTCCTTACCTGCTCGCAGCAAAGCCGCCCGAGAACGGACATCATCATCCATAGAGTGA
- a CDS encoding UDP-glucuronic acid decarboxylase family protein — protein sequence MRILVTGGAGFIGSHLIDRLMADDHEVICLDNFYTGRKHNVLKWLDNPNFEIIRHDVTEPIRLEVDQIYHLACPASPVHYQYNPVKTIKTNVMGTLIMLGLAKRIKARFLLASTSEVYGDPEVHPQTEEYRGNVNPIGIRSCYDEGKRVAETLAFDYHRQNNVDIRVARIFNTYGPRMLEQDGRVVSNFVVQALKGIPLTVYGSGKQTRSFCYVSDLVEGLMRLMNGNSIGPINLGNPDEYTVLELAQTVQSMVNPDAAIEYKPLPADDPQQRQPDITKARTELGWQPTIPLKDGLERTIEHFRTRL from the coding sequence ATGAGAATATTGGTCACCGGTGGTGCTGGTTTTATTGGATCTCACTTAATTGACCGCTTGATGGCAGACGATCACGAAGTGATTTGTTTGGATAACTTTTATACGGGACGTAAACATAATGTTCTGAAATGGTTAGACAATCCCAACTTTGAAATTATTCGCCATGATGTAACAGAGCCGATCCGCCTGGAAGTGGACCAAATTTATCATTTAGCGTGCCCAGCGTCGCCTGTCCACTATCAATATAATCCTGTCAAAACCATTAAAACGAATGTAATGGGTACCTTGATCATGTTAGGGCTAGCCAAGCGGATTAAGGCCCGATTTCTCTTGGCTTCTACATCAGAAGTCTATGGAGACCCAGAAGTACATCCTCAAACGGAAGAATATCGAGGAAATGTGAATCCCATCGGCATCCGTAGCTGCTACGACGAAGGTAAACGAGTGGCTGAAACCCTAGCCTTTGATTATCATCGTCAAAATAACGTCGACATCCGAGTCGCTCGCATTTTCAACACCTATGGTCCCAGGATGCTGGAGCAAGATGGGCGAGTCGTCAGTAATTTTGTCGTTCAAGCGTTGAAAGGCATCCCTTTAACCGTCTATGGCTCCGGCAAACAAACCCGTAGCTTCTGCTATGTCTCGGATTTAGTCGAGGGCCTGATGCGACTGATGAATGGGAACAGTATTGGTCCCATCAATTTGGGTAATCCCGATGAGTATACGGTGTTAGAGTTGGCCCAAACCGTTCAATCTATGGTCAACCCGGATGCCGCCATTGAATATAAGCCTTTACCAGCAGACGACCCACAACAACGTCAGCCGGATATTACCAAAGCTCGAACCGAATTAGGATGGCAACCCACCATTCCTTTGAAAGATGGTTTAGAACGTACCATTGAACATTTTCGAACTCGACTTTAG
- a CDS encoding UDP-glucose/GDP-mannose dehydrogenase family protein — protein MKVCVIGTGYVGLVTGACLARIGHHVICVDNNEEKVKVMQAGQSPIFEPGLSEILRESIDAGNIEFTTDLKAGVEHGDILFIAVGTPALPTGESDTRYVEAVARGIGSHLTGDYKVIVNKSTVPIGSGDWVKMIVLDGLADAKKQAGEAIDTSNLDSKGLFDVVSNPEFLREGSAVFDTFNPDRIVLGGADPNAIAKMQELYEPIVKRQFAEDQSLPPVPVVVTDLSSAEMVKYAANAFLATKISFINEVANICDRVGADVVQVAKGIGLDSRIGSKFLQAGLGWGGSCFPKDVSALVHTATDYGYEAILLESTIKVNRHQRVIVIEKLQQTLKILKGKTVGLLGLTFKPDTDDMRDAPALTLIDELNRLGAKVKAYDPLLSQSGSSHGLSNVSVETDVERLADHCDALVLVTDWDVFETLNYKRMAELMTHPVIIDGRNYLDRKMLEEAGFQYVGIGH, from the coding sequence ATGAAAGTCTGTGTGATTGGAACAGGTTATGTCGGTCTAGTGACTGGCGCTTGTTTAGCTCGCATTGGTCATCACGTCATTTGTGTTGATAACAACGAAGAAAAAGTCAAAGTCATGCAGGCTGGTCAGTCCCCTATTTTTGAGCCTGGCCTATCAGAAATTCTGCGTGAGTCCATTGATGCTGGCAATATTGAGTTCACAACGGACTTAAAGGCGGGTGTCGAACATGGCGATATTTTGTTTATTGCGGTGGGCACTCCGGCACTGCCGACAGGAGAGAGTGATACCCGCTATGTTGAGGCGGTGGCTAGAGGGATTGGTTCTCACTTAACGGGTGACTATAAGGTCATTGTCAATAAGTCGACGGTGCCGATTGGCTCGGGGGACTGGGTGAAGATGATTGTCTTGGATGGCCTGGCAGATGCTAAAAAGCAGGCTGGAGAAGCAATCGACACCTCTAATTTAGACAGCAAAGGCTTGTTCGACGTCGTCAGTAATCCTGAATTTCTCCGGGAAGGCTCTGCCGTTTTTGACACCTTTAACCCCGATCGCATTGTTTTAGGAGGGGCCGATCCCAATGCGATCGCAAAAATGCAGGAACTCTATGAGCCCATCGTCAAACGCCAGTTCGCGGAAGATCAATCTCTTCCACCTGTCCCCGTGGTGGTCACGGATCTGAGTTCTGCAGAAATGGTGAAGTACGCTGCGAATGCCTTTTTGGCCACCAAAATTAGCTTTATCAATGAAGTGGCTAATATTTGCGATCGCGTCGGTGCTGACGTGGTGCAGGTCGCCAAAGGCATTGGTTTAGATTCCCGAATTGGCAGTAAATTCCTCCAAGCGGGCCTCGGCTGGGGGGGATCTTGCTTCCCTAAAGATGTATCGGCCCTGGTGCATACGGCTACAGACTATGGCTATGAAGCGATCTTGCTAGAGTCCACCATCAAAGTGAACCGGCATCAGCGTGTGATCGTGATTGAGAAGCTCCAGCAGACCCTGAAAATTTTGAAGGGGAAAACTGTGGGGCTACTGGGTTTAACCTTTAAGCCCGATACAGACGATATGCGAGACGCACCAGCCCTCACACTAATCGATGAGCTTAATCGCCTAGGGGCCAAGGTTAAAGCCTATGATCCCTTACTATCCCAAAGTGGTTCTAGTCATGGCCTATCTAACGTCAGTGTAGAAACGGATGTTGAACGTTTAGCCGATCATTGCGACGCCCTGGTCCTGGTCACGGACTGGGATGTCTTTGAGACGTTGAATTACAAGCGGATGGCCGAGCTGATGACACATCCTGTGATTATTGATGGTCGTAATTACCTGGATCGCAAGATGCTGGAAGAGGCTGGCTTCCAATATGTTGGCATTGGCCACTAA
- a CDS encoding M15 family metallopeptidase, producing MPISKPYLQMPIVESGETLLPIPQDLFAFETPHPYEVLGAPYEQASPYFLRKGVLAALQAAQDYLQQRQPHWQIMIFDAYRPIAVQAFMVNFTYDQVLKEKGWHAETLSSSQTEAAWQEVYGLWAPPNLNPKSPPPHSTGAAVDITLFDQQTDEPVFMGSEIDELSVRSHPHYFADLANNPQTPPNEKRLAEQADQNRRIMCDAMSQAGFQRHQNEWWHFCLGDQMWAWLNQLEQPHLTFKARYGRIEPVGS from the coding sequence ATGCCGATCAGCAAACCTTATTTGCAAATGCCGATTGTTGAATCAGGAGAGACGCTGTTACCCATTCCTCAGGATCTCTTTGCCTTTGAAACGCCTCATCCTTATGAAGTTTTAGGTGCACCCTATGAACAGGCATCTCCCTATTTCCTCCGGAAGGGCGTGCTAGCGGCTCTCCAAGCTGCTCAAGACTACTTACAACAGCGTCAGCCTCATTGGCAAATTATGATTTTTGATGCCTATCGCCCCATTGCGGTACAGGCTTTTATGGTGAATTTCACTTATGACCAAGTACTCAAAGAGAAAGGCTGGCATGCAGAGACCTTATCGTCCAGTCAAACAGAAGCCGCGTGGCAGGAAGTCTATGGATTATGGGCTCCCCCCAACCTGAATCCCAAGTCACCTCCTCCGCACAGTACTGGCGCTGCAGTAGATATCACTCTGTTTGATCAACAGACAGATGAGCCTGTGTTTATGGGATCTGAGATTGATGAATTGTCGGTGCGATCGCATCCCCACTACTTTGCAGATCTGGCCAACAATCCTCAAACCCCACCCAACGAAAAACGGCTTGCAGAGCAAGCCGATCAAAACCGTAGGATTATGTGCGATGCCATGAGCCAAGCAGGCTTCCAACGGCATCAAAACGAATGGTGGCATTTTTGTTTAGGGGATCAGATGTGGGCCTGGCTCAATCAGCTTGAACAGCCTCATCTGACTTTTAAGGCCCGCTATGGCCGCATCGAGCCGGTCGGATCTTAA
- a CDS encoding pentapeptide repeat-containing protein: MAKVHKWSNRNLRNRSFRGQNLQQANFSGSDLRGCSFDLAQLQGANFDRARVGYGPESILIGLLVVIDFVGLAFYAMSQMLFGALGLTSEISTYPYLLALLGFLASAGISSAIFPSRKRVKPIAALTTGALLGFFYGGVMLKNDPQAAVLMACVGGVFSLGMSVMARTRLVTVAIYTVGGCAAYGVCFFSGTRASSLLNVQQLVAGIAWSLLCLVFLGITLQVIANLVTELKDFAHTSWRGADLSDVNLDGIQLDSYKRSRYGLHNEQVNAREPVKSVSSG; the protein is encoded by the coding sequence ATGGCTAAAGTACACAAGTGGTCTAACCGAAACCTACGGAATCGTTCATTTCGAGGTCAGAATTTACAGCAGGCCAATTTTAGTGGTTCTGATCTTCGAGGATGTAGTTTCGATTTGGCTCAATTACAAGGGGCCAATTTTGATCGAGCCAGGGTAGGTTATGGTCCTGAGTCTATCTTAATCGGGCTATTGGTCGTTATCGATTTTGTAGGGCTGGCCTTTTATGCCATGAGTCAGATGCTCTTTGGTGCATTAGGTCTCACCTCGGAGATCTCAACCTACCCTTATCTCTTAGCCTTGCTCGGTTTTTTGGCAAGTGCTGGCATCAGTAGTGCAATTTTCCCCAGTCGAAAACGAGTCAAACCCATCGCAGCTCTGACCACAGGTGCACTACTAGGTTTCTTCTATGGTGGGGTGATGCTCAAGAATGATCCTCAAGCGGCTGTCCTGATGGCCTGTGTTGGGGGAGTCTTCAGTTTGGGGATGAGTGTGATGGCTAGGACCCGACTGGTTACCGTGGCCATCTATACCGTCGGTGGGTGCGCGGCGTATGGCGTTTGCTTTTTTAGTGGCACTCGAGCCAGTAGTCTCTTGAATGTCCAACAACTGGTGGCAGGGATCGCTTGGAGCCTCCTCTGTCTCGTTTTTTTGGGGATAACGCTCCAAGTGATAGCCAACCTTGTCACAGAACTCAAAGATTTTGCCCACACCTCATGGCGAGGGGCTGATTTATCAGATGTCAATTTAGATGGCATTCAGCTAGACAGCTACAAAAGGAGCCGGTATGGATTACACAACGAACAGGTGAATGCTAGAGAGCCTGTAAAATCTGTATCATCAGGCTAG
- a CDS encoding phosphodiester glycosidase family protein, whose translation MQRLRILGWAAICFSLLTPLYCYGRSQWQRPAQTPQIQQLFAGITYQRQVYTSPRPYIVHIAKIDLTHPGIRVIATPGQPADDDNEFRAQPTSAFLTQFRLQLAMNAGYFYHFNEKTPWDYAPHTGGRVNVLGQSISMGQPYSPPQKQWPVLCLDQNQRGRIVETGHCPSDTLHAVAGNYILHPDQPLQLDSDKPYARSIAALDPTGTTLWLIVVDGKQPDYSEGATLADIEQLIKQIGADIALNLDGGGSTTLVTSTRSGAKLLNAPIHGKWPMNERPVATHLGIYASPIGEMADAQFNSSQNAP comes from the coding sequence ATGCAACGATTACGAATTTTGGGATGGGCAGCCATCTGTTTTAGTTTACTAACCCCTTTATACTGTTATGGCAGATCACAATGGCAACGTCCGGCCCAAACCCCTCAGATACAGCAGTTGTTTGCCGGTATTACCTACCAACGGCAAGTTTATACTTCTCCGCGCCCCTATATCGTTCATATTGCCAAGATTGATCTCACCCATCCTGGTATTCGAGTGATCGCGACCCCAGGGCAGCCTGCAGACGATGACAATGAGTTCCGTGCCCAACCGACCTCAGCCTTTCTCACCCAGTTTCGCCTGCAGTTAGCCATGAACGCAGGTTATTTCTATCATTTCAACGAAAAAACCCCTTGGGATTATGCGCCTCATACAGGCGGTCGGGTGAATGTATTAGGACAGTCCATTAGCATGGGACAACCCTATTCTCCTCCGCAGAAACAGTGGCCCGTTCTCTGCCTTGATCAAAACCAGCGGGGCCGAATTGTAGAAACGGGACATTGTCCATCTGATACCCTCCATGCTGTAGCGGGTAACTATATCCTTCACCCTGATCAACCACTACAGTTGGATTCAGATAAACCCTATGCCCGTTCAATTGCAGCCTTGGACCCAACCGGAACAACCCTCTGGCTGATTGTAGTAGATGGCAAACAGCCCGACTACAGTGAAGGAGCAACTCTTGCTGATATTGAGCAACTGATCAAACAGATTGGCGCTGATATTGCCCTCAACCTCGATGGTGGCGGATCCACAACGTTAGTAACGTCTACCCGATCTGGAGCGAAACTGTTGAATGCGCCGATCCATGGCAAGTGGCCCATGAATGAACGACCCGTTGCAACCCATTTGGGTATCTATGCCTCCCCCATAGGGGAAATGGCTGATGCCCAGTTCAATTCTTCACAAAACGCCCCCTGA